Proteins encoded in a region of the Flavobacterium sp. MDT1-60 genome:
- a CDS encoding sensor histidine kinase: MTYYFYYVGLGRMKTLSILSLISNGTFLYFLHAVIMKKVSESDKDIMNYKSELSFLKQQLNPHFLLNAMNNLYGESLTEPDKLPDRILNLSDMLRYQIEATKKDYVLIDEEIDFVKKYIEYYRFRNERLKVTQNYEGDFKNIDIPPLFFLPLVENAVKFSGETQEPFIAVDLKVKCQHLSFTLKNNYLDSGSRLSGTGIGIENLKRRLEVYGLKHELSCKKEKNTYRVKLNIWDLPTVA, translated from the coding sequence ATGACCTATTATTTCTATTATGTTGGGTTGGGAAGAATGAAAACATTATCGATTTTGTCTTTAATCTCCAACGGAACTTTCCTGTATTTCCTGCATGCCGTAATCATGAAAAAAGTCTCGGAGTCAGACAAGGATATTATGAATTACAAATCAGAACTTTCATTTTTAAAACAACAGCTCAATCCGCATTTTTTACTGAATGCCATGAATAATTTGTACGGAGAATCGCTGACCGAACCGGACAAACTACCGGACAGAATTCTGAATCTTTCAGACATGCTCCGTTATCAGATTGAAGCCACCAAAAAAGATTATGTATTGATTGATGAAGAAATTGACTTTGTTAAAAAATACATTGAATACTATAGATTTCGAAACGAAAGACTAAAAGTGACCCAAAACTATGAAGGCGATTTTAAAAACATCGATATTCCTCCTTTATTCTTTTTGCCCTTAGTAGAAAATGCTGTGAAGTTTTCGGGAGAAACACAAGAACCGTTTATAGCAGTGGATTTAAAAGTAAAATGCCAACATTTATCGTTTACCTTAAAAAACAATTATTTAGATTCGGGTTCAAGACTTTCGGGCACCGGAATTGGAATTGAAAACCTAAAAAGACGTTTAGAAGTTTACGGTCTTAAACACGAACTGAGCTGCAAAAAAGAAAAAAACACCTATAGAGTAAAACTGAATATATGGGACTTACCTACCGTTGCCTGA
- a CDS encoding LytTR family DNA-binding domain-containing protein has product MGLTYRCLIIDDETPAHKALASHIAKCDDLEHSGSAFSGMEAVKMLNENQYDIIFLDINMPVISGVELMELQPNRPLTIVTTAYSDFALSAYQNDAIDYLLKPISFEKFSKAIEKAKTYYSGNSIKKENTGTERTLSYRANGQMIDTLLSDILYIESLGNYMKLYSKKLKSPLIIYGSLSSLSDEINSKDFVQVHRSYIVNKKEITTKTSKTLTLSNGEIIPVGRKYQILL; this is encoded by the coding sequence ATGGGACTTACCTACCGTTGCCTGATTATTGACGACGAAACGCCGGCTCACAAAGCGCTTGCTTCGCATATTGCAAAATGCGATGATCTGGAGCATTCAGGAAGTGCTTTCAGCGGAATGGAAGCGGTAAAAATGCTCAACGAAAACCAATACGATATTATTTTTCTGGACATTAATATGCCCGTGATTTCCGGAGTCGAATTAATGGAATTACAGCCCAACCGTCCGCTTACGATTGTTACCACGGCTTATTCTGATTTTGCACTTTCGGCCTATCAAAACGATGCAATTGATTATTTGCTGAAACCTATTTCGTTCGAAAAATTCTCTAAAGCGATAGAAAAAGCCAAAACCTATTATTCAGGAAATAGCATCAAAAAAGAAAATACCGGCACAGAAAGAACACTTTCCTACCGCGCCAACGGCCAAATGATCGACACGCTTTTGAGTGACATTCTCTATATAGAAAGCCTGGGCAACTACATGAAATTGTACAGCAAAAAATTAAAATCTCCCCTTATTATTTACGGTTCACTCTCCAGTCTAAGCGACGAAATCAACAGCAAAGATTTTGTGCAGGTACACCGTTCCTATATTGTAAATAAAAAAGAAATAACCACCAAAACCTCCAAGACATTAACCCTCTCAAACGGAGAAATCATCCCTGTAGGAAGAAAGTATCAGATTCTTTTATAA
- a CDS encoding YkgJ family cysteine cluster protein, producing the protein MSIEEKVGQVEALFDRLEIEITAFQSETYLHCKAGCGKCCSTPNIDASPLEFLPWAFHLFLNGKAEVTLKELSSISTKNCFLYRSLSVLEHHKGSCSNYRYRGLICRLFGYGATTDKFGKLRLATCNIIKEEQQENFTKAEVAINKGKYVPIFSDYYMQLAQIDLRMGVSLLPINEALKIAIEEVLHYYAYRPFPGGLENIA; encoded by the coding sequence ATGTCAATAGAAGAGAAGGTTGGGCAGGTTGAAGCATTGTTTGATCGTCTTGAAATTGAAATTACGGCCTTCCAGTCTGAAACGTATTTGCATTGCAAAGCAGGTTGTGGCAAATGCTGTTCGACACCCAACATAGACGCTTCGCCCTTAGAATTTTTACCCTGGGCCTTTCATTTGTTTCTGAATGGCAAAGCTGAGGTAACTTTAAAAGAATTAAGCAGCATTTCGACTAAGAATTGCTTTTTATACCGCTCGCTTTCGGTTTTGGAACATCATAAAGGAAGCTGTAGTAATTATCGTTACCGTGGTTTAATTTGCCGACTTTTTGGTTACGGTGCTACCACAGATAAATTTGGGAAACTGCGATTGGCTACCTGTAATATCATAAAAGAAGAACAACAGGAAAACTTTACTAAAGCGGAAGTAGCGATTAACAAAGGAAAATACGTTCCCATTTTTTCTGATTATTATATGCAGTTGGCCCAAATCGATTTAAGAATGGGTGTTAGCTTGCTTCCTATAAATGAAGCTTTAAAAATAGCTATTGAGGAGGTTTTGCATTATTATGCTTACAGGCCATTTCCGGGTGGGCTGGAGAATATTGCTTAA
- a CDS encoding helix-turn-helix transcriptional regulator — translation MTENTLKRIKQYIDLKGIKISAFEREIGMSNGSFASQLKNDKTIGVDKLEKILRIYSDINVEWLLTGTGDMLKLNILNEETAPYTKIDTKNPEEALNYKDLAEARKETIESLKKIILYLETQIAKNNQKKD, via the coding sequence ATGACTGAAAACACTTTAAAAAGAATAAAACAATACATTGATTTAAAAGGTATTAAAATTAGCGCATTTGAAAGAGAGATTGGTATGTCTAACGGTTCTTTTGCCAGTCAATTAAAAAATGACAAAACGATTGGTGTCGATAAATTAGAGAAAATCCTAAGAATATATTCAGATATTAATGTCGAATGGCTTTTGACAGGCACCGGAGATATGCTCAAACTGAATATTTTAAATGAAGAAACTGCCCCGTATACTAAAATTGATACGAAAAATCCAGAGGAAGCCCTTAATTATAAAGATCTTGCAGAAGCGAGAAAAGAGACTATTGAAAGTCTTAAAAAAATAATTTTATATCTGGAGACTCAAATTGCAAAAAATAATCAAAAGAAAGACTAA
- a CDS encoding class 1 isoprenoid biosynthesis enzyme produces the protein MRFEDYIKSLPIAEDFKNLILDQNFRDSNPAYYQNYPVLFSKAFLFKKNDLDYLNIAGYLYYQATLFTDCLIDEKEIEQFPLITICQEECIKILTSIYGLKSNFWKLWNKRKEEYLQALFIDKELQKKENVALEEYETLADKKSAFGKVALDCLFTIDNQDEDLYQKLLLSHKYFSVAFQLNDDIQDFKEDLRKGQFNWAVYLLQKQNLSHTDPDLLEKYLYIRGISKEMYQLGIQYCDKALSIVENIDVPEWKNTLVHTQTTFRHAILEIDNYLKALTS, from the coding sequence ATGCGATTTGAAGATTATATTAAAAGTTTGCCTATTGCTGAAGATTTCAAAAATCTGATTTTAGATCAAAATTTCAGGGACAGTAATCCAGCTTATTATCAAAATTATCCTGTCCTTTTTTCAAAAGCTTTTTTGTTCAAAAAAAATGATCTCGATTATCTCAATATTGCAGGTTATTTATACTATCAGGCAACACTATTTACAGATTGTTTAATAGATGAAAAAGAAATAGAACAGTTTCCACTAATAACTATTTGCCAGGAAGAATGCATTAAAATTCTAACCAGTATCTATGGCCTAAAAAGTAACTTTTGGAAACTCTGGAATAAACGAAAAGAGGAATATCTACAAGCTCTTTTTATAGACAAAGAATTGCAAAAAAAAGAAAATGTTGCTCTTGAAGAATATGAAACACTAGCTGATAAAAAGTCCGCATTTGGAAAAGTGGCACTCGATTGCTTATTTACTATTGATAATCAAGATGAAGATTTGTATCAGAAACTATTACTTTCTCATAAATACTTTTCAGTAGCTTTTCAACTGAATGATGATATTCAGGATTTTAAGGAAGACTTAAGAAAAGGACAATTTAACTGGGCAGTATATCTTTTGCAAAAGCAAAACCTGTCCCATACAGATCCTGATTTATTGGAGAAATATCTTTATATCAGAGGCATATCAAAAGAAATGTATCAATTAGGAATTCAATATTGTGACAAAGCATTAAGTATTGTAGAAAATATAGATGTCCCGGAATGGAAAAATACTTTAGTACATACCCAAACCACATTCAGGCACGCCATTTTAGAAATTGACAATTATTTAAAAGCGCTAACTTCTTAG
- a CDS encoding peptidase, M50 family protein, protein MNINTIPILSNDITFNPINGEDYFIHQETYDHRVKISRDLYDFMQLIDNKKELKNLVSDYNTKFNSFLTNEFAYEFLFNKLAKFGIIEAENVVVKPNLKPGYLKLSFILINEKRASKITQYLKYLFLPKIIKSVSVLALIVLSISFYIFRNEIFYVGIGKAEWGLFFLLSFIGVTFHEFGHAAAAHYFGAKHGGIGGGFYLLMPVYFADVTDIWKLPKKERITVNLAGLYFEMIYAVFLIGAGLVLNYQTLIILACVFLLSTLNNINPFVRSDGYWVLSDAIEKPNMMFHALFKIKELGKPEIKWQKLDYFLLFYGIISYAFLAAFIYYVIIKDPGSILYFPQNVKNLIHNLFSEGVKFSIAELSRLFVPIMFFTLIFQLLKKTVSSFILRRKEVHT, encoded by the coding sequence ATGAATATAAATACAATACCCATACTTTCTAATGACATTACATTTAATCCCATTAATGGTGAGGATTATTTTATTCATCAGGAAACCTATGATCATAGAGTAAAAATTTCTCGTGATTTGTATGATTTCATGCAATTGATTGACAATAAAAAGGAATTAAAAAATCTTGTTTCAGATTATAATACCAAGTTCAATTCGTTTTTGACCAATGAGTTTGCCTATGAGTTTTTATTTAACAAACTGGCTAAATTCGGAATCATCGAAGCTGAAAATGTTGTTGTAAAACCAAACTTAAAACCCGGTTATCTAAAATTAAGTTTTATACTCATCAATGAAAAAAGAGCATCAAAAATAACGCAATATCTAAAGTATCTTTTTTTACCTAAAATAATAAAAAGTGTTTCTGTTTTGGCTTTAATCGTACTTTCAATCTCTTTTTATATTTTTAGAAATGAGATATTTTATGTAGGCATTGGCAAAGCTGAATGGGGTTTATTTTTTTTACTAAGCTTTATTGGTGTAACGTTTCACGAGTTTGGCCATGCAGCTGCTGCTCATTATTTTGGTGCAAAACATGGCGGAATTGGGGGTGGGTTCTATTTATTGATGCCCGTATATTTTGCTGACGTCACCGATATTTGGAAGCTGCCAAAAAAAGAAAGAATTACAGTGAATTTAGCCGGTCTGTATTTTGAAATGATCTATGCTGTTTTTTTAATTGGTGCAGGACTAGTTTTAAATTATCAGACTTTAATTATTCTGGCTTGCGTTTTCTTATTATCCACATTAAACAACATTAATCCATTTGTTAGAAGTGATGGGTATTGGGTATTATCAGATGCTATTGAAAAACCCAATATGATGTTTCATGCCTTATTTAAAATAAAAGAATTAGGTAAGCCTGAAATAAAGTGGCAAAAACTGGATTACTTTTTACTGTTTTACGGCATAATCAGCTATGCTTTTCTAGCGGCTTTTATTTATTATGTGATTATAAAAGATCCTGGTTCTATTTTATATTTCCCTCAAAACGTAAAAAATCTTATACACAATTTATTTTCTGAAGGCGTTAAATTTTCCATAGCAGAATTAAGCAGATTATTTGTTCCAATAATGTTCTTTACTTTGATTTTTCAGCTTTTAAAAAAGACCGTTTCTTCCTTTATTCTAAGAAGAAAAGAAGTACATACCTAA
- a CDS encoding TMEM143 family protein has protein sequence MTREHYIPFNKEFLLEQQIASFAEDPKKVDDFKKLFDIIEHYFHYEAFNLNQNLKQNYALFDPDLSVKERKSFIGKSDFSIFKATLLTVLEQGNYRRINQKTLEEAFKGSDLIGLNLSIDFNAFKDYELYVRGHHKSTEKVSNYFFWKKKIDIEYYDRVMIYLHYNDTNFLKEKKVKLGKMPIEPGSVVLKIFKRVPKNDLETIFPNAIPRMSLKDKLLLWVPGIFGGISLLSAKVIPALVNMYKAYETGEAIDLLNSKTSLNQGLIALGILSIYCFRQYNNFVNKKIRYSKILSDSLYFKNLGNNSGAFYSLLNSSEEEVLKETILAYTFLYKSEKPLTAEELDTQIESWFEKTLKTDLDFDVKDALDKLKNTGLGVETNGKWKVVSLEKALVIIDALWDGVFEYN, from the coding sequence ATGACACGAGAACATTACATTCCCTTTAATAAGGAATTCCTACTCGAGCAACAAATTGCCTCTTTCGCCGAAGATCCTAAAAAGGTTGATGATTTTAAAAAATTGTTTGATATTATCGAACATTATTTTCATTACGAAGCATTTAATTTAAACCAAAATCTAAAACAAAATTATGCTTTGTTTGATCCCGATTTGAGTGTTAAAGAACGAAAAAGCTTTATTGGCAAAAGTGATTTTTCAATCTTTAAGGCAACATTACTGACGGTTTTAGAGCAGGGTAATTACAGGCGAATTAATCAGAAAACTTTAGAGGAGGCATTTAAAGGTTCTGACTTGATTGGGCTAAATCTTTCTATAGATTTTAATGCTTTTAAGGATTACGAATTGTATGTTCGCGGACATCATAAATCTACAGAAAAGGTTTCAAACTATTTCTTCTGGAAGAAAAAGATTGATATTGAATACTACGACCGTGTCATGATTTACCTGCATTACAATGACACGAATTTCCTGAAGGAAAAGAAGGTTAAATTAGGAAAGATGCCAATTGAGCCTGGGTCAGTCGTTTTGAAAATCTTTAAACGTGTTCCGAAAAATGATTTGGAAACCATTTTTCCAAACGCGATTCCGAGAATGTCTTTGAAAGATAAACTGCTACTTTGGGTTCCTGGAATTTTTGGTGGAATTTCATTATTAAGCGCGAAAGTAATTCCGGCATTAGTCAATATGTATAAGGCTTATGAAACCGGCGAAGCGATTGATTTATTGAATAGTAAAACTTCCTTAAATCAGGGATTAATCGCCTTGGGAATCTTATCTATTTATTGCTTCCGTCAATACAACAATTTTGTAAACAAGAAAATCAGATATTCTAAAATACTTTCGGATAGTTTGTATTTCAAGAATCTCGGAAATAACAGCGGCGCTTTTTATTCGCTACTAAATTCATCTGAAGAAGAAGTGCTTAAGGAAACGATTCTGGCGTATACTTTTTTATACAAAAGCGAAAAACCACTGACTGCCGAAGAGCTCGATACACAGATTGAATCGTGGTTTGAAAAAACATTAAAAACAGATCTTGATTTTGATGTGAAAGATGCTTTGGATAAACTAAAAAATACTGGTCTTGGTGTAGAAACAAATGGAAAATGGAAAGTGGTTTCGTTAGAAAAAGCACTTGTTATCATTGATGCTTTGTGGGATGGGGTTTTTGAATATAATTGA
- a CDS encoding DUF4494 domain-containing protein: protein MSAVWYECKVKYRKTDDIGTQKVTTEPYLVDAVSYTEAESRINEEMAAYVSEEFKITNIKVANYAEIHPFENADRWFKSKVSLIAFDEESGKERKTNMYLLVQANDVKEAYDNTVSVMKNTMGDYTIPAISESPIMDVFPYFSGEEGDLEQIERFNALKGSKPELVAVGDMGENVEDLIEADSE, encoded by the coding sequence ATGAGCGCAGTTTGGTACGAATGCAAGGTAAAATATAGAAAAACAGATGATATTGGAACACAAAAGGTTACGACAGAACCTTATTTGGTAGACGCCGTATCTTATACAGAAGCAGAGAGCAGAATCAACGAAGAAATGGCGGCGTATGTAAGTGAAGAATTTAAAATCACGAACATAAAAGTGGCCAATTATGCTGAGATTCATCCATTCGAAAATGCCGATCGTTGGTTTAAATCAAAAGTTTCTTTAATCGCTTTTGACGAAGAAAGCGGAAAAGAACGCAAAACCAATATGTATTTGCTGGTACAGGCCAATGACGTAAAAGAGGCCTACGACAACACCGTTTCAGTAATGAAAAATACTATGGGAGATTATACAATCCCAGCCATTTCAGAATCGCCAATTATGGATGTTTTTCCTTATTTCAGTGGAGAAGAGGGAGATTTAGAACAAATCGAAAGATTCAATGCATTAAAAGGTTCAAAACCAGAATTAGTAGCCGTAGGAGATATGGGCGAAAATGTAGAAGATTTGATAGAAGCTGATAGTGAGTAA
- a CDS encoding DUF962 domain-containing protein: MRTLEQWFEEYAVSHQNPKNKAIHYVCVPAIYFSIVGLLMSIPNGIIANTLQLNAPIIENWAVVVLLFVLIFYIRLSVAMAIKIAIFSAICLVVNYYIGQFVPLWMFSIGVFVIAWIGQFYGHNIEGKKPSFLKDLQFLMIGPAWVVENLFSRK; encoded by the coding sequence ATGAGAACATTAGAACAATGGTTTGAAGAATATGCAGTAAGTCATCAGAACCCTAAAAACAAGGCTATTCACTATGTTTGCGTACCTGCTATTTACTTTTCTATAGTGGGTTTACTGATGAGTATTCCGAATGGAATAATTGCCAATACATTACAATTAAACGCGCCAATTATCGAAAACTGGGCGGTTGTTGTATTGCTTTTTGTACTTATTTTTTACATTCGATTATCAGTTGCGATGGCAATTAAGATTGCTATTTTCTCCGCTATTTGTCTGGTTGTGAATTATTATATCGGCCAATTTGTTCCATTGTGGATGTTCTCCATCGGAGTTTTTGTAATCGCCTGGATTGGGCAGTTCTACGGACATAATATTGAAGGCAAAAAACCTTCTTTCTTAAAAGATCTTCAGTTTTTAATGATTGGACCGGCCTGGGTTGTGGAGAATTTGTTTTCGAGAAAATAG